One segment of Carya illinoinensis cultivar Pawnee chromosome 1, C.illinoinensisPawnee_v1, whole genome shotgun sequence DNA contains the following:
- the LOC122302869 gene encoding endo-1,3;1,4-beta-D-glucanase-like isoform X2 encodes MDHGTDKGFEEAKPVIEAVKSKGVSAVGAAGFCWGAKVVVQLAKYELIQAAVILHPYIVTVDDIKAVKVPVAVLGAEIDEMAPPELLKQFEQVLSTKPEVDSYVKIFPKVMHGWTTRYDDEDDGALKSAEEAHHEDLLQWFNL; translated from the exons ATGGATCATGGAACG GATAAGGGATTTGAGGAGGCAAAGCCAGTGATTGAAGCTGTAAAAAGTAAAGGTGTTTCTGCAGTTGGGGCTGCAGGTTTTTGCTGGGGTG CTAAGGTCGTGGTTCAGCTTGCCAAGTATGAACTTATTCAGGCTGCTGTGATATTGCATCCTTATATTGTCACTGTGGATGATATCAAGG CTGTTAAGGTTCCAGTTGCGGTACTGGGAGCTGAGATTGACGAAATGGCTCCACCCGAACTCTTGAAACAGTTTGAACAGGTCTTAAGTACCAAACCTGAG GTGGATAGCTATGTTAAGATATTTCCGAAAGTCATgcatggttggacaaccaggtaCGATGATGAAGACGATGGCGCCTTGAAGTCTGCCGAGGAGGCCCATCATGAGGACCTGTTACAATGGTTTAATTTGTAA
- the LOC122302869 gene encoding endo-1,3;1,4-beta-D-glucanase-like isoform X1, with the protein MLFVALSTSNFTCLTCPAGYEAPKLRKLADKVAAAGFYVVVPDFLHGDPFLFENADRPLPVWIMDHGTDKGFEEAKPVIEAVKSKGVSAVGAAGFCWGAKVVVQLAKYELIQAAVILHPYIVTVDDIKAVKVPVAVLGAEIDEMAPPELLKQFEQVLSTKPEVDSYVKIFPKVMHGWTTRYDDEDDGALKSAEEAHHEDLLQWFNL; encoded by the exons ATGCTATTTGTTGCCCTTTCAACTTCTAACTTTACATGTTTGACTTGTCCTGCCGGCTATGAAGCTCCAAAATTGAG GAAGCTCGCAGACAAGGTTGCAGCAGCTGGATTTTATGTGGTGGTCCCTGATTTCCTACATGGAGATCCCTTTTTGTTCGAAAATGCTGATCGACCTCTACCAGTTTGGATTATGGATCATGGAACG GATAAGGGATTTGAGGAGGCAAAGCCAGTGATTGAAGCTGTAAAAAGTAAAGGTGTTTCTGCAGTTGGGGCTGCAGGTTTTTGCTGGGGTG CTAAGGTCGTGGTTCAGCTTGCCAAGTATGAACTTATTCAGGCTGCTGTGATATTGCATCCTTATATTGTCACTGTGGATGATATCAAGG CTGTTAAGGTTCCAGTTGCGGTACTGGGAGCTGAGATTGACGAAATGGCTCCACCCGAACTCTTGAAACAGTTTGAACAGGTCTTAAGTACCAAACCTGAG GTGGATAGCTATGTTAAGATATTTCCGAAAGTCATgcatggttggacaaccaggtaCGATGATGAAGACGATGGCGCCTTGAAGTCTGCCGAGGAGGCCCATCATGAGGACCTGTTACAATGGTTTAATTTGTAA